The Trueperaceae bacterium genome includes the window GGGTTTATCGGGATAACCATCTATCATATGGCACTTAACTATGGTGAGCTTCGTGTATCTGCTGGAGGGGCGAGCCTCATTATGGCTTCAGCCCCAGCACTAACCGCTATTCTTGCGTATTTTATGTACTCAGAAAAATTCGGTCGATATAGGTGGATCGGTAGCGCAATTTGTTTTTCTGGGGTTATCCTTCTCGTTCTCGGTGAAGAAAGAAGCATTGGGGTAAATATTTACGCTGGGTTAGTGTTTTTGTCCGCAGTTTCTACCGCACTGTTTTTTGTTCTCCAGAAAAGTTTGTTGTCACGGTATCGGCCAGTAGAAGTTACCGCTTTCGTGACTTGGGCCGGGACGATTCCCCTAATGATATTTTTACCAAGTTTTGCCAGTAACTTCATGTCTTACGGCATGGGACCCATCGCAGCCACCATATATGCTGGAATATTTCCATCAGCCATTGCGTACTCGCTGTTAGCCTTTGCCCTATCCAGGACAAGCGCATCATTAATTGCGACTTTCCTTTACGCTGTACCCGTGTTTAGCCTTGGATTCTCCTGGTTGTTGCTCTATGAAATTCCTGGTCCGCTAACCCTCGTGGGCGGTATTGTTGTTTTGGCAGGAATAGCTGTAGTAAATCAAACTTGGGTGGTCAAACCAAAAAGCGCGGTTCGGAACTAGCAGAAACCTACCGTATCTAAAAAGGATTGAAATTTATGGGGCTTTTGGTCCAAAGGGGTTCCCCGTAATCGGTACCGATAAAGGTTCCCCAATACGCAGCTCGGCCTCGACGACGACGGAAGATGTCGGGGGTTACGCTTGCAGACGCAGCTTCTCCTGTGAATTGGCTTTGATAGCAAGTGACGGCCGATTGCCAGGCCTCGATAGTCTCACTAACATCAACTATCAGAGTCGGCTCGAATGAACCATTCAACATGTAGTAAAAAAGATTAGTCGCCTTGAAGGGTGGTCCAGAAAGCGGACTGTTCATGAGGCCAGCCAAATGTAAGCTTGCTGGTACGATAGCGGAAGCGGCTACATGATCCGGGTGCCGATCGTTATGGTGAGGTGCGGCTACTATTCGGGGCTGTAATTCCCGTATAACCTGGGCAAGTTCAAGTCGGCGATGCTCGGTATCCATTATGCGCGAGTCCGGCCAATTGAGGGTCCTTCGTGCATCTAGTTTCAATACTTTTGCTGCAGCTAATGCTTCTGTCGCGCGCTCTTCTGGGGTTCCTTTGGTAGCGGCTTCCCCTCGGGTAAGGTCAATAATCCCTGTCGTTTTCCCGTGCCGTTTAGCAAGTGCTAGTGTTCCTCCTAAAGCGAGTTCGGCATCATCAGGATGCGGAGCTATAACAAGGAAATCGATCATGAGTCATTACCTCTCTCTATGTGATCTTCTAGATAACCGGCGTTCGTCGCCAGTTGCTAGGCGGGCTAGATTATCTTGATGGCGGAGGAATGCGAAGGTAGTAAGGGTTATTACCAGTATCAAATAAGGGATTGGGAAATTCCCGGTTGCGACAAAGAAAAGGGGTACCGAAACTGCTCCTACCAAGGAACCTAAAGATACTAACCTACCAAGTGCAATCGTGATTAAGGCTACAGCTAAACCTAAAAGTGCGACCATTGGGCTGATTGCTAACAGGACCCCGAATGTAGTAGCTATACCTTTCCCACCTCTGAGTCCCAAGAAAAGGCTGAAGTTGTTACCTGAAACAACAGCTAACCCCGCAGCGGATACCGCGATCGGCCCCATACCAAAATATTGAGGTAAAAACGTAACTATGAACCCTTTTAAAGGATCGATGATCATTACGGCTAATGCCGGTGCTACTCCCAGGGAACGTAAAACATTTGTAGCTCCAATATTACCTGACCCCAATTTTGTGATGTTGACCCCGCAGATTCTTCCCACTATGTAGCCAGCTGGAATTGTACCGATAAAATAGCCGGATATGACTATCAAAGTCGCTGCAAGTAACTCGGTCATGATGGTAATGCGATCAAGTTGGGTGCTTGAAAAACGAACACAAGTGATTGTACCTTGTGCAATTCTCGAGGGGTGTCCTGTGGATTGAGATGTTCGAAAATTATAAACCGTCAATAAGGATCACCGCCCCCGTCGCTTACGACTCCCATAGTTCGGAGTAGGTTTGCTGTTTCCCGAGGCGCCCTTTTTACGAAACTTGGATGCGGTCCCAAGGGTTATGTAAATGAAATTGCAAGTATTTGAAAAACCTATAGAAATATTACTAGATTTCTAGCAGGGTGGTTCATCGTGACCATTCTTGGGTGAAATTACTAAAATCGGCGAATATGGTGCCCTCATCTATCCGTAGTTAACACACACTGAATAGAATAGGGCCATGAAACTCGGGATTAGTGGGCGGTCGGCTTTGGTAACGGGGGCTTCAAGGGGAATCGGATTTGCTATAGCTAAGGGTTTGGCGGCAGAGGGTGTCCGTGTAGTATTAAATGCCCGAAACCAGAAAGCGCTTCAGGAGGCCGTTGGGAAGATCAGGCTAGAAGGCGGCTATGCCTATGGCGAAGCCGCCGATATCAGTGATTTGGACCAAATAAAGTCTTTATTCAAACGGACCCAGAAACTGATTGGGAGTCCAGATATAGTCATATCCAATGCTGGGGGGCCAAAGGTTGGCACC containing:
- a CDS encoding EamA family transporter; translation: MTKLVAISMVALVIIWGSAFPTIKIALGDLSAPHLTLGRHLVASVVLYFFLLLSGCRLFPRKCDVPYFLLLGFIGITIYHMALNYGELRVSAGGASLIMASAPALTAILAYFMYSEKFGRYRWIGSAICFSGVILLVLGEERSIGVNIYAGLVFLSAVSTALFFVLQKSLLSRYRPVEVTAFVTWAGTIPLMIFLPSFASNFMSYGMGPIAATIYAGIFPSAIAYSLLAFALSRTSASLIATFLYAVPVFSLGFSWLLLYEIPGPLTLVGGIVVLAGIAVVNQTWVVKPKSAVRN
- the bshB1 gene encoding bacillithiol biosynthesis deacetylase BshB1, with protein sequence MIDFLVIAPHPDDAELALGGTLALAKRHGKTTGIIDLTRGEAATKGTPEERATEALAAAKVLKLDARRTLNWPDSRIMDTEHRRLELAQVIRELQPRIVAAPHHNDRHPDHVAASAIVPASLHLAGLMNSPLSGPPFKATNLFYYMLNGSFEPTLIVDVSETIEAWQSAVTCYQSQFTGEAASASVTPDIFRRRRGRAAYWGTFIGTDYGEPLWTKSPINFNPF
- the plsY gene encoding acyl-phosphate glycerol 3-phosphate acyltransferase — encoded protein: MTVYNFRTSQSTGHPSRIAQGTITCVRFSSTQLDRITIMTELLAATLIVISGYFIGTIPAGYIVGRICGVNITKLGSGNIGATNVLRSLGVAPALAVMIIDPLKGFIVTFLPQYFGMGPIAVSAAGLAVVSGNNFSLFLGLRGGKGIATTFGVLLAISPMVALLGLAVALITIALGRLVSLGSLVGAVSVPLFFVATGNFPIPYLILVITLTTFAFLRHQDNLARLATGDERRLSRRSHRER